In Nitrospinota bacterium, the following are encoded in one genomic region:
- the fdnG gene encoding formate dehydrogenase-N subunit alpha, whose product MDVSRRGFLKLTGTTLLVGGLGIDLKPIETFAQPKKIKYTKETTTICPYCAVGCGIIVHSRNGKIINAEGDPDHPINEGTLCSKGASVYQLSGDANENRLKKPLYREPYAKEFKEISWDEAIDKIAKNVKKSRDKGFVIKNAKGQVVNRNDDIAHIGSAALDNEECYILQKLMRGLGLVYIEHQARIUHSATVAALAESFGRGAMTNHWIDIRNSDVILVMGSNAAENHPISFKWVMKAVENGATLLSVDPRFTRTSSKAHVFTRLRSGTDIAFLGGMIKYILDNDLIQKEYVAEYTNASFLIDKGFDFRDGLFSGYDPEKRKYDKSTWKYQVDEDGIPKQDKTLQHPRCVYQLLKKHYSRYNEDLVSSITGTPKDDLLKIYKIYSATGKPDKAGTIMYAMGWTQHTVGTQNIRTMAMIQLLLGNIGVAGGGVNALRGESNVQGSTDHCLLFHILPGYLKTPTASLPTLEAYNKKFTPKTNDPKSANWWGNYPKYSVSLLKAFFGKNATKENDFGYSWLPKLDDGQNASWLMLFDQMSEGKFSGFFAWGQNPACSGSNAGKVRKSLEKLDWMVNVNLFPNETGWFWKGPGKDPSKIKTEVFVLPCAAFYEKEGSLTNSGRWSQWRYKAINPPGEAKPDAEIMTELYYKVRELYEKEGGAFPEPILNLTWDYGPKGPDGKLLHLNVHEIAREINGYFLEDVDFPKKKKSFKKGQLVPSFAYLKDDGSTSSGNWLYCNSYTEKGNMAARRNNKDNPEGIGLYPNWSWCWPVNRRIIYNRASVNPKGVPWAMKKPVIFWNGKKWVGDVPDGGWAPGTKHPFIMKPEGHGRIFGMGRADGPFPEHYEPLECPVAKNAMSSQRINPTVKLLSKSGAAEGEGGDLYLTCDVRFPIVCTTYRVSEHWQTGVMTRWTPWQLELEPQLFVEMSKELAKDKGIENGEKVKVKSVRGEVIAVAMVTERFKPFKIGDLIVHEVGLPWHYGWLYPDDGGDSANLLTPTIGDANTMIPETKAFMVNVEKIGKGVM is encoded by the coding sequence ATGGATGTTTCACGTAGGGGTTTTCTAAAACTCACCGGAACAACTCTTCTCGTTGGTGGCCTTGGTATTGATCTTAAGCCCATTGAGACTTTTGCCCAACCAAAGAAGATCAAATACACCAAAGAAACCACCACCATATGTCCCTATTGCGCTGTTGGCTGTGGAATCATCGTTCACAGCAGAAACGGTAAAATCATCAATGCCGAAGGTGATCCAGATCATCCTATCAACGAGGGAACGCTCTGTAGCAAGGGAGCATCTGTCTATCAGTTGTCTGGAGATGCCAATGAAAATCGTCTCAAGAAGCCGCTTTATCGAGAACCTTATGCTAAAGAATTTAAAGAAATAAGCTGGGATGAGGCTATTGACAAGATTGCCAAGAATGTGAAAAAGAGCAGAGATAAAGGCTTCGTAATAAAAAATGCGAAGGGACAAGTTGTAAACAGAAATGATGATATAGCTCATATAGGAAGCGCTGCTTTAGATAATGAAGAGTGCTATATCCTACAGAAACTGATGCGCGGATTAGGGCTGGTGTATATCGAACACCAGGCACGCATCTGACACTCCGCTACTGTAGCGGCTCTGGCAGAGTCGTTTGGTAGAGGGGCAATGACAAATCACTGGATAGACATAAGAAACAGCGATGTCATCTTGGTGATGGGAAGCAATGCTGCTGAAAACCATCCCATTTCCTTTAAATGGGTAATGAAAGCCGTTGAGAACGGTGCAACACTTTTGAGTGTTGATCCTCGTTTTACCCGAACTTCTTCAAAGGCTCATGTTTTTACCCGCTTGAGATCAGGAACAGATATTGCCTTTCTTGGCGGCATGATCAAGTATATTCTCGACAACGATCTGATTCAAAAAGAGTATGTTGCAGAATATACCAACGCCTCCTTCTTGATCGATAAGGGATTTGATTTTAGAGATGGCCTTTTTTCGGGTTATGACCCTGAAAAAAGAAAATATGATAAATCCACATGGAAATATCAGGTGGATGAGGATGGTATTCCTAAGCAGGATAAGACACTACAGCATCCAAGGTGTGTGTACCAGTTATTGAAGAAGCATTACTCACGCTATAATGAAGACCTGGTATCTTCTATAACAGGAACACCCAAAGATGATCTCTTGAAAATCTATAAGATCTATTCTGCAACAGGTAAGCCGGATAAGGCTGGAACAATCATGTATGCCATGGGCTGGACCCAGCACACGGTTGGGACCCAGAATATTAGGACCATGGCTATGATACAGCTTCTCCTTGGCAACATCGGAGTAGCCGGAGGAGGAGTCAATGCCCTCAGAGGAGAGTCTAATGTTCAAGGTTCAACAGACCATTGTTTGCTTTTTCATATCCTTCCTGGATATCTCAAGACTCCAACGGCGTCTTTACCTACTTTAGAAGCCTACAACAAGAAATTTACCCCAAAGACCAATGATCCTAAGAGTGCTAACTGGTGGGGTAACTATCCCAAGTATTCTGTGAGTCTCCTCAAGGCATTCTTTGGGAAGAATGCTACAAAGGAGAATGACTTTGGATACTCCTGGCTGCCGAAATTGGATGATGGACAGAATGCTTCTTGGCTGATGCTCTTTGATCAGATGAGCGAAGGGAAGTTTTCAGGTTTCTTTGCTTGGGGACAGAACCCTGCTTGCAGTGGATCGAATGCAGGAAAGGTAAGAAAATCCTTGGAAAAATTGGACTGGATGGTTAATGTTAATCTCTTTCCGAATGAGACTGGCTGGTTCTGGAAGGGCCCTGGAAAGGATCCTTCCAAGATAAAAACCGAGGTTTTTGTTCTTCCTTGTGCAGCCTTTTATGAGAAAGAGGGAAGCCTTACCAACAGCGGCAGGTGGAGTCAGTGGAGGTACAAGGCAATCAATCCTCCTGGAGAGGCAAAGCCTGATGCTGAGATTATGACAGAACTTTATTACAAGGTAAGAGAATTATATGAGAAGGAAGGTGGAGCATTTCCAGAACCTATCCTGAATTTAACATGGGACTATGGTCCCAAAGGACCGGATGGAAAGCTGCTGCATCTCAACGTCCATGAAATCGCCAGGGAGATCAACGGATACTTCCTGGAAGATGTTGATTTTCCCAAGAAGAAAAAGAGTTTTAAGAAAGGTCAACTTGTTCCAAGTTTCGCCTATCTCAAGGATGATGGTTCCACCTCTTCTGGTAACTGGCTCTACTGCAACAGTTACACAGAAAAGGGAAATATGGCTGCAAGGCGAAATAACAAAGACAATCCTGAAGGTATAGGATTATATCCAAACTGGTCATGGTGTTGGCCTGTAAACAGAAGAATCATATACAACAGGGCATCAGTAAATCCAAAAGGTGTTCCATGGGCTATGAAGAAGCCTGTTATTTTTTGGAATGGTAAGAAATGGGTAGGGGATGTTCCAGATGGAGGATGGGCTCCAGGAACAAAACACCCCTTTATCATGAAGCCAGAAGGACACGGAAGGATTTTTGGAATGGGTCGGGCAGATGGACCATTCCCAGAGCATTATGAACCCTTAGAGTGCCCTGTAGCTAAAAACGCTATGTCTTCTCAGAGGATTAATCCTACGGTTAAACTTCTATCCAAGTCTGGGGCTGCTGAAGGAGAAGGTGGAGACTTATATCTTACCTGCGATGTGAGATTCCCTATTGTTTGTACAACATACAGGGTTAGCGAACACTGGCAGACTGGAGTTATGACAAGATGGACACCTTGGCAGCTTGAATTAGAGCCCCAGTTGTTTGTCGAGATGAGCAAGGAGCTTGCAAAAGACAAGGGGATTGAGAATGGTGAAAAGGTCAAAGTAAAGTCTGTTAGAGGAGAGGTCATAGCCGTTGCGATGGTTACTGAGAGGTTTAAGCCTTTTAAGATCGGGGATCTGATAGTCCACGAGGTCGGTCTCCCATGGCATTATGGTTGGCTCTATCCAGATGATGGAGGAGATAGTGCTAATCTCCTGACACCAACTATTGGGGATGCCA